Part of the Nicotiana sylvestris chromosome 2, ASM39365v2, whole genome shotgun sequence genome, TCCTTCGAGGGTGAACCTCAACCCTAGTCTCGAACCTTGTGAAATATGCTTACGAGGCAGCATAACATTCGATAAAATTGAACTCCCCGATTTGCCGTATACACAGGGATTTTTTTGACCTCCCTGgtatttgttttaaaatgaacCGACATTTGAGAGAATAGTTTTAAACAAAATGTTTGTATGCCATAAGAATATACGACGTTTTTAGCTGGTGCTAATGTGTCCTACAAGGGTTCAAAATCAATGATTCAAATGCAGGGCTTTCTTCACATCAATTCCGGGGGATATAAGAGAAATGCTAGCAAAGAAACGAATTGCTGACTAGCTATTTCGGCAGTTATTGCTATAATACTTGGCAACTATAGCAAAAATTAATGAGGAAGTAACTTTGCTTATTTAATTCTTTTAGCTAAGAAATTTTATGAAAGTGTGAGTAGCCacgaaattttaatttttgtgtcCATTATTAGGTAATAGGCCTGAATTTGATGTTCATAACTAAAAGTTAGTAGCTGTAAATGCATAATATTGTAATGGCACATAGCCTGAACACAATTTGACATACAAGTCGAATTGTGATAATAAACAGACACCGCGCTTGTACAAATTCATGATATGCTACTACTTGCCATGCATGAATATCGAAGGATTACATGCAAACTGCATTTCTATACTCCAAATATCTACTGCTACTACGACATGAAGCTAACCACTAATAAGTTAAGAAAACAAACAGAAAAAACTCAAAGTAAAAGAAAACACTACTTAGAAACCTATAATTAGCACTACAACAAATTAACGTTACGTTCACTTCACTTAGTCTTGGACTTGTTTTtttcagcaacagcagtaacataaATGACTACAGCTTTAGTTCCTTCAGCAATGGCATGCTTCCCAAGTTCTCCTGGCAACACCATCTTCACAGCACCCTGAATCTCCCTCGACGACAACGTTGTCCTCCCTACGTACTTTGACAACGTTGCTGCTGCCTCTGCAATTCTCTCAAACATGTCTCCCATCAAATTGTCCAATATGGTCATAGCTTTTGATGATATTCCCATATCGGGATGCACTTGCTTCATTACCTTATAAATATATCTCCCATAACCTACTTTagtccttttctttttcttccttttgccTTCTTTTTCGATCTTCGTTGGTTTCTTTTTCTGccctttctcttcttcttcttctgcttgtTCTTGTTGTTTATTTTCTCTCTCTTGAGTTTCACCAGTGAGTGTTGTGACTACTACTTGAAGAGTTTCTTCGACCAATTTCTTGGCGTTGACTGTGGTACTCACTCTTTCGTTACTCTTCTTTGGTGCCATTGTTTGGTTTCTCTTGTTGGATTTGTCCTCTCTTGGGATTTTTTAGACAGGTTTTGAGAGTGCTTATTGAGAAAACTGCAGGCTTTATGAAGTgatattttgaagtttgaactgaCAACAGAGAGCGGTTAAAGATTACGTGCGTAAAAATGTGGATATGGATGAGGAAGTTAACAGAAACGTGGGTTACATCTGGGATATACATCAAAAAATGGTTATAGCGGAGAATTCAGCATATATACTCTTCGCTTTTTGTAACTTAATGGTATTTTGTAACCTTGCGATAAATTAATGGTATTTTGTAGCTTATGTTGACATGTTTCTAGAATTCTAGTGGATATCAAAAAAATTGACCAAGAGATTTGAATTCATAAAGTGAGAATAAGTAAattattttaacacaacaaaatTTGTAAGCTTAATCAAGCTAATTTCTTGATAATTCATAGCACAAGTAAAAAAGCTGCTCAATAAATTTTGCTAAAGTTATATAGTAATAAGCAACTGGAAGCGtttaaattttatcaaatttaaATCGATAAAATAACATGGACTATATTTTAACATATTAATCTAAATAAATATTTTGGGCTTGTATAATTGGATTAATAGGTGAGTCCAATATAATTGGGCTATAAATGATGAGCTCACTTCATCAGGCCCGAGATAACATCTTCCACGAGGCCTAGTTTGGTGCCACTCGCGAAATGATGTGGCATGCCAATTCAAATGAAAGAGCCAATATAATCGTGCCACATGTCAAAGTCACAAGGCATGCCAAGCcaaattaaaaggccaatgaaactgTGTCACGTGTGCCAGTGACATGTTCTGaacaattaaataaaaccatgtcacacttcaatttgattggccGGAAAGATTTTGTACTTCTCCTAACTCTTtctttccacaactataaataggggttcATAACTTAGAAAAGGAATCATAAGTTATAACAAGAAAACACAAGGGAGCTCGTGGATCAAAGGCCACAATTTTCTGCAAATTGCAAGTGTTCAAGCATTCAAGCACTTCAACACAAatttcaagtattcaagatcaagaacaAAATCAATTTAAATACAAGGAGTTAAAGATCAAGGCTATTTGTTCGTGACTAAattcgtggcaacaatcaaagtgtCCGCGACAGATAAATTAAATTTAAATTCAAGATAAAACTCAAAGGACCTTGGATATCATAGTAGAGGGAAAATCCATACAAACACCTTAAAATTTTCAAAGATCGCAAGAGAAAGAAGACTCTTTCGAAAAGCAAGCAACGACAACCAAGGAGATTCAAATCTCCGCTGAAGGTTTGATTCCCGTTGAGAAATTAAAAGACTTTATCATGGAGGCTATCGAAGATAAGCCTAAGTCATCCAAATTATCTCTCACATATGCAAAGTCGTACACACAACGAATCGATAACTTGAAGACGCATGTTTGTTATCAACCTCCTAAGTTGCAACAATTCGATGGCAAGGGAAATCCGAGACAACATGTAGCACACTTTGTTGAAATTTGCAACAATGCTGGAACGTATGGCGATTATCTTGTCAAACAGTTTGTGCAATCTGTCAAATGCAATGCATTCGATTGGTACACAGATCTTGAATCTGGTTCCATCGATAGTTGGGAGCAGTTGGAGTAAGAGTTTCTCAATCGTTTCTATAGAACAAGATGCATTGTAAGCACAATCGAACTTACAAACTCTTATCAATGAAAGGATGAGCCAGTTATTAACTTTATCAATCGCTGGAAGGGCTTAAGCCTCAACTATAAAGATCATTTTAACAAAACTTCTAGCATCGAAAAGTGTATTCAAGGCATGCATTAGGGTCTTCGCTATATCTTACAAGGCATCAAGCTCAATACATTTGAAGAATTAGCAACTCGTGCTCATGATATGGAACTAAGTATGGCCACAAGTGGAGACTAAGAGCTACATGTACTTGAGCCTtacgatgaagaagaagaaaaagaaggcgATGATGGGCACAAGTTTTAATCTGAGAATAAAACCGAAAATTCTATGCATATCTTCATGCTCCTCGAcgtatgagcctaaactgcaagtcacaACGCTCTTTGGCGCACGAGCCTAAATTGCAAGTTGTAATGCTCCTCAATACAcaagcctaaactgcatgttgcaATACCCCTCGACGCACTTAAACTGCAACTTATAATGCTCCTCAatgcatgagcctaaactgcaagttatAATGCTCCTCAACACACGAGCCTAGACTACAAGTTATAAGGCTTCTTAGCACATGAGCCTACATTATATTTCACGAAACTCCCCAAATTTGAACTAAATTTTTAAGATGTAAAGctctcaaaattaaaataaaatcttcAAGTTGTAATGCTATTAATTTCGAGCAAGGTGTTCAAGTCGCAAACCTCTTCAAATTTGATCAAAGGCTCAAGTCAAAATCTCTTCAAAGTAGAGCAAAGGCTTCAAGTTGCAAAGCTTTTTAAATTCGAGCCAAAGTTCAAGTTGCAAAGCTCTTCAACATTCAGCTAAATCTTCAAGTCACGAAGCTCTTAAAATTTGTGTTAAATCTTCAAATTACTACGCTCCTGAATGCACGATCCTAAACTGTATGCTGCTATGCTCCCTAACACAAGAACATAAATTGCATGTTACTCGTTGCCCGCAAGAGTATAAACTATGtacaaatcaaaacaataaatgTCCGGTAGGATGAAAACCTCAAATGAGGCAGCCTAGGCAAAAGTTAAGACACAAAAAAAATTATCCATTCTGAaatacggtatgacttgatcttCTTCATCGAGGTACGTAGGcaacttagagtttcattctaaatTTAGTCGCATGAGTTCCAAAGATATATATTGCCTCAATCATTGTTCGAATGAAGCATGATGGAATATAATCCACTTGATTGGGACTTAAAAAAATGATCGGCTTACGTGTATTCTTTCATTAAACTTTCTACCTTATCAAAGATTGATGGTTCAATGGGGGTAAGCCTCCGTAGAAAATTGGCATCTCTAATGGATGGGTGTAGTCTTTTAGTAAAAGGTCAAATCTTCAAGTTGATGTCTTTAATGCCAAGTTAAGTTGAATTCATCTTGGCTGCTACGCCTTCAGTTTGAAGTATTCAAAGTCTATCAAGACTTTAAGTCTGCCGGTTTTCAAGCTCGCCGGTATTCTACTTGAAATGTTTAAGCCCTCTAAGTCTTCGAGTTGAAGTCTCAGTTTTTCATGTTGAAGATTGCAAGTCCTCATGTCTTTAAGTTGAAGTATTCAAGCattcgtcggtcttcaagttgaagtatTTAAGCCCTATAAGTCATCGAACTGAAGTCTTCGAATTGAAGGATCAAGTCTCTCGGCCTTCATATTCACTGGTATTCAAGTTGAAGTATTCAAGCCTTCTATGTCTTCAAGTTGATGTTTTCAAGTCTGCTAATTTTCAAGTTGAAGTTTAATAGCTCAGCTTTCTTCGAGATAAAGCATCGAAGTTTGCCAAGTGTTTCAAGTCGAAGCCGGCAAGTCCACTAAGACTTCGGGTTGAAGCCTTTTAATTTTCCAATCGTAAGGTGGACATTTAAGTGCCTTTTCACCTTAAGTTGGCCCCTTTGGCGgatttgtccttaaaaggaactataaatTTTTCAATCATAAGGTGGACGTTTAAGTCCCTTTGCACtttaagttggcctcttcgcgTGGTTGCCCTTAACAAGATCTGTAATTTTCTACGCTAAAAATAAGAAAGTTAAGTTTCTTTGCACTTTAAGCCAGTCTTGTTGCAAGTTGATCTTTCTATATTGTGATGTAAATTTGTCCGTCTATATTGTGATGTTGATTTTTCCGTCTATATGGTGATGTGGATTTATCCATCAATATGGCGATGCAGAATTGTCGTCTATGTATTGTGATGTATCTGTCCTTCTATATGTTGTGAGGGATTTGTCCTATATGTTGTTGTCGATTTGATCATTTATATGCCATCATGGATTTATCCTTTTACGGGACGTTATAAAATTATTCGTCAACACAGCACTCGACGACTTTTATTTTCTTCGcccaaaaaaaggggaaaaaaagaagACGACGAAAACCTAGAAGAAGAAAGAAGTCTTACCTGTCAACTACGAATTAAAGTGACAAGCAAATACTATGAAGTGATGTTGACAAAGGCCATGCATGAGCTATATATAGATGTCTCGAGGTGGCTATTAGGAAGTTACTTTTCGGCGTGGGAACAAGTGCTAGGCGGCGGCAACAATTTGAATCCAACATGGACTTGGATGACTGTTAGACTTCAAAAGGGATTCAAACAGGAACGATTAGCTCCAAGTCTATACGAAAAACACGGCATCCAATTTAATAGGGAACAACAAATTAAGGGAATGTCTCCAATTCCTACGTGTACTATGATGAAGAAATTGTGTGCTGTGACTTCAGTAATAATTCTAATgagatttttctttttgaaaagtgCTATAAAGTTATCTTACACTTTAACGTGTAGTAAGAAGGAAAAAAGGCATACAGGTCATCATTATCTTAGGTGAATCACATGTAGCATTCAATACTCCAATCCATGAAGATCATTATTTAATAAGCCAATCACAAACATTTTCATGGTCCTGGGGACTAATCCTTAATTTCTGAAAAACGGAAGAAGTGTTTTCTTACCATTACTTCAAACCTACTCCTCAAAAGTTAAAAAACGTGACAAGTATTGAAGTAGGGGCACTTGTTTGCGtttaaattttattgaattgaatTTAAATCGATAAAATAACAtggactatattttaatatattaaTCTAAATAATTATTTTGGGCTATTATATTTGGATTAATTATATGAGTCAAATATAATTGGGCTACAAATAATGAGCCTACTGCATCAGGCCCAAGATATCATCtacctagaggcccagtttggtgtcacGCGCAAAATGATGTGGCACGCCAAATCAAACGAAAGAATCAATAAGATCGTGCCACATGTCAAAGTGACAATGCATGCAAAGTCacattaaaaggccaatgaaacaGCCTCACAAAAACGCTCTCTAGGTCAGGCGATTGGCGACTAAGAGAAGACTATATGCGGCTGCCATCGCGAGCTTTCCATGGACACTCGGGCCGGCGGCCAGCTTGTTTCCATGGCTGGTCAACCTTCTCAAACCACCAAATAATCCAGCCCTCCAGCCAATACAATTCGCTGCCAACCCTAATCCACCACTGGATTTCTCCAACATATTTAAACCTACTTCATTAAATACATCCATGCAGCCTACATTAAACCAAAAACTTACTGTCTCATTGATTCCTATTAACCCGTTTCCTTTCTACATGGAGAACCATTGATCCAATGGATGAACACAGAATTCAAGCATATGAATAGCATTGAAAATCTTGATTTTGTAGTTGTTGGAAAATTTTCTTATGGGTGGCCATTCAAGAGTTTCGTAAACTAATTCGAACTCAATGTGGGATTAAAGGTGAAGCTCAAATTGGACTACTTTGTTTTAGACATGCTTTAATTTGGTGTACTTTATTGGAGGATTATGTGAATTTGATGTCAAGAGGTGCATAATACATTAAAGCTAGGGATGGATATGAATATCAAATGAGGCCTTTAAAGTATGATGTATGGTTTAATCCTGACCAGGAAACTTTTATAGCTATGGCGCGGATTTCTTTTCCAACTCTCCCTCCTACTTTCTTTGTGAAAGAATCACTTTTTTCACTTGCCTCAGCGGTGGGGAAACTCCTACATGTAGATTTGGCTACAAAGAATAAGACAAGGCCTAGTTTTGCACGTGTTAAAGTGTAAATAGATCTCTTGGCTAAGTTGCGCAAGAGAGTACAAATTCAGATGGTCGATGAGGCAAGAGGAGTTGTGAGATCAAAGTGGATAAAAATACAATATGACTACATGCCTAAGTATTGCAAGGAATGTAGGTTACAAGGTCACTGTGAAACTGATTGTAGGGTACTGCACCTAGAATTGATTCCAGTTGTGGACCAAGAATAAACTGTAGATGGTGACAATAAACAGACAAAACTGAACAACATATCTCCTCCTGTTAAAAATCTAACTAGTGGTATTGTAGTTGGCTACCGTAAAGGTAGATGGCAAGAAGTATGAGACAACATATCAAAAAAGAGTACTGAGGCTAAGGACAGGGAAGCGAAGGACAAGGAAGTAACCGGCAAAGGAGGTAACAAGATTGAGCAAAATGCAATAGTTTCAGTGCAAACAACTAACATGTTTGCATTATTGGAAGATGGGGAAATAGAAGAAGCTATGCGTGTGAAGAAGGAGGCGTGGGAAAAAGTTGTGAATGACGAGAATATGGAAGGGAGTAAAGTCTCAAGTACTTATCCAATTGGTAAAGCAACACCAAAGAAAAATGGGATGAAAAGCATGGGTAAAGAAAACATCCCCAATCCTACTGTACAAGGGATTGAGGAAATTAATAGGAAGGAGTCCACAATCGAATGGGTCAATAGGAGATTTGGAACAAATAATGATGAATTTAGGGAACTTAATATTATTGGAAACACTTTGTGTCAAGATGTATCCTCTCAATGTATTGATGAGTCTACAAAGAACAATGTGACCATCAATAAAGCAGTTTCTGACAAGTCTCGGTGGAGTGAGGAGGTGGAAAACATGGAGAATAATAATGTTGAACACAACGGAGAGAACATTCCTCAAGGAGAAGGATAGGTGAACAAAGGTGGTGCCCTACAAGCTACAGTAAACCCTAGTGTTCAAATCACTAGGGTTGAAGACTGTCAGGAAATAACTGAGCTGCATAATTTTACACCAGCCGAAGCCAATCATGGACCACAAACACAGGTGAAATTTAATGGGGATCAGGCATTGAAGGTTCAGCTAAGAAGAAATTCAATGGAATAGTAAACCCTAGTGGTACTGTTTAATCATCTGCTAATTCTGGAGATCGTTTAAGGAAGTTTCAGGTGATGGGCACTTGGATATTGTTCCTATTGAGGTGATATGTGATACAGTTGGGTTAAACAACCAAACAGTTTAAGGCAAGGGTGCAGAAATCAATGGAACAGTAGTTCCTGCGAGGGCAGATACAGTAAACCCTAGTCTAGGGTCTCAAAGCAAGCCGAGGAGCAGTAGCAGCTATGGAGAAACATCACAAGATATTAAAGAAGGCTACTGAGCAGACTCAAGATCAAATTGAAAATAATACAAAGACCTATGATCCAGAAAAAGGAGGCAACATGGCAACTCAAATTGTGGAGTTTGCAATGGATGACCCTAATATTCTAGCTAGGAAAACTTTTAGCGTTACAAGTGGAATTATGGCAAAGGGCATTCTCATTAATCAAAGAGGCCAAAGGAGTTGGGCATGGTAGCAAAGAACCATGAACCAAAGCCTTTGGCTCTTCAGATTGTCAATGAGGGACAAACTAAACAAGAGGAGCTTGTTGAGGATGCAGATGAGGAATCGATAGCAGCCAATTTCCAACAAATAGCTAAGCAGGGAGAATTATCACCGAGGAGCATAGACAAGAAGAAATAAGGTGGTAAGCCAGCTAGAAAACACAAAGAAAAGTATGTGCCTGTGAGGGTACAACCAAAGCGGAGTGGTCTCTCTAATTCCAAATAATGTCAATAGATAATGTCATAATTTGGAATGCGAAGTCCATGAACACTCAAAAAGCTTTTCAAAGATTAATTAATCTCCATAGAAAGCACAATTTTTATCTGATTGGGTTGATGGAGCCTTGGCAAGACATAAATCAACTTGAGATATATAGAAGAAGTTTAGTCATAGAAATTGTTGTTGCTAATGTGAATGGATAAATATGGGCTTTCATAGATGAAGATATTGATGTAGCGGTGTTGTTGGACATGGAACGACAATTGACTCTTAAATGTTTCATAGACTACTGGTTAAAGATTTGATAGTGACACTAGTGTATGCTAAATTTACTGCTTTAGAAAAAATTGAACTGTGGGAGTCACTATATCATTTAGCTTCAGACATGATGATTCCTTGGCTAGTAGGAGGGGATTTTAATGTCATTTTATCTGGAAAAGAGAAGTATGGTAGATAGCCAGTATACATCAATGAAGTAGCAGACTTTGCACATTGTATTGATACTTGTGCATTGTATGATCTTGGCTTCAAATGCAGCTTGTATACATGGTGGAATGATAAATCAGATGATGCATGTATCTTTAAAATGTTGGATAGACATATAGTTAACCAGCAGTTTCAAGATATGTTTCCAGCATTAGAAGTCGAGCACCTCATCAAATATGGCTCAGATCATGCCCTTTTGGTATAGTCTTGCAATGTTAATAGAGTAAAGGTGAAGAAGTCCTTTAAGTTCTTAAATTTATGGGTTGAAAACTCATCATTTATGGAGGTGGTAAGAGAGAACTGGAAGGAAGATGTGGTGGGCAGTCCTTTTGTTATCTTACAGAAAAAACTCAAGAGAGTGAAGAAGGCTTTGGCATCTTGGAGTAGGGAGACTTTTGGTGATATCTTCAAGCAAATTGCTTCACTAGAGGATGTTATCAAGGTGCATGAAGTGGAGTTTGAACTCAATCCTAATGCTCAAAATAGGGCTAAGCTTCATAGAGTTCAAGCAGACATCACTAGATATCTACATCTAGAAGAGGAGTTTTGGAGGCAGAAAACTGGGCTGCAATGGTTTAAAGATGGTGATAGAAATACTAAGTATTTTCATACTCATGTTAATGGTAAGAGGAAGAGGCTGCAAGTATCTAGAATTCTAGATAGCAATGGGAATTGGCTAGAATCACAAGAGGGGGCAGTGGAGTTCTTTCAAACTCAGTTCACAGAAGAAAATGTTCCAACAAATATTGATATTGTGAACCATATTCCTAAATTGGTTTCTAAAGAGCAGAATGAGAAGCCGTGAGCAGAGCCTACGATGGAAGAGGTAAAATAGGAAAATTTTGGCTTGAATGGAAATAGTGCTAGTGGTACATATGGCTTTACTGGCCAGTTCTACCACTCTTATTGGGATATAATTTGTGATGATGTTCTTGACATGCTCAGAGCTTTCTTTTGTGGAGCAGAATTATGAAAATTCATTACTCATACCAACTTAGTGCTACTACCAAAGAAGAAGAATGTGGCCACTCATTTAGACATGAGGCCTATTAGTTTGAGAAACTTTTCAAACAAGATCATCTCTAGGGTGCTTCATGAAAGACTAGTGGATCGTCTACCTACTCTAATCTCACCAAATCAGGTAGGGTTTGTGAAAGGGAGGAGTATTATGGAGACATCTTATTGACTCAAGAGATTGTTTCTGACATAAAGAAGAGGAGCAAACCTTCCAATGTGGTGATCGAACTTGACATGGAAAAAGGTTTATGACAACCTATCATGGTTATTCTTGACAAAAGTGCTTAGGCAGATGGGATTTGATGAGAAGATCATTGACATGGTGTACAAGTTGGTTTTTAATAACTGGTATTCAGTTCTGTTGAATGGACAGGCCACTGGATTCTTCAAATCTATAAGGGGTGTTAAGAAATGTAATCCCTTATCTCCAACCTTGTTTATTCTAGCAGCCGGGGTACTAGGGAGAGCATTACATGCCTTGTATGATAATCCATATTTTAATGCTTGTGTAATGCCAAAATGGAGCCAAAACATCAATTACCTATGCTATGCAGATGATACTATTATATTTAGTTCATCACACTATGGGGCAATACAATTGATTATGAATGTTCGGGAGGAGTATGAAAATGCATCTGGACAAAAGGTGAATAAGGAGAAATCATCATTCTATATGCATGAAAAGGAAACTTACCATGAAGCTAATATTGTGCATTTAATCACAGAGTTTCAATGGTATCCCTTTGTATAGTAGAAGAAAATCTATAAGGACATCATCTTTAAAGTGCAAAATTAGGCTTCATTCTTGGAAAGGAAAGCTATTGTCCATTGGTGGAAGGGCAATATTGATAGCACATGTGCTTGAAAGTATGCCTATACATCTCTTATCTGCAGTCAATCCTCTAAAACATGTTATAACACAATTACATAAGATGTTTGCAAAGTTTTATTGGAGTAACTCTGAGAACGGTAAGGCAAGACAATGGGCATCATTTGATACTTTATATTTACCAAAAGAGGAAGGAGGTGTTGGCTTTAGATCTCTGTATGATGTTTCAAAAGCACTGTT contains:
- the LOC104221466 gene encoding uncharacterized protein translates to MAPKKSNERVSTTVNAKKLVEETLQVVVTTLTGETQERENKQQEQAEEEEEKGQKKKPTKIEKEGKRKKKKRTKVGYGRYIYKVMKQVHPDMGISSKAMTILDNLMGDMFERIAEAAATLSKYVGRTTLSSREIQGAVKMVLPGELGKHAIAEGTKAVVIYVTAVAEKNKSKTK